The Euphorbia lathyris chromosome 2, ddEupLath1.1, whole genome shotgun sequence genome includes a window with the following:
- the LOC136219802 gene encoding probable aspartic proteinase GIP2 produces the protein MSVTHNLLLFSSLLFFIISPSTAQTSFRPKALVLPLTKDPSSLLYRTKINQRTPLVPVELILDLGGLYPWIDCGDYVSSTYKPARCNSAQCSLANANGCITECFSAPKPGCNNNTCALLVDNTVTNLATDGELGQDVVTIQSTDGKNPGRVVSVGNLLFTCAPSFVLEGLPNGIKGMAGLGRTKVSLPSQFASAFSFNRKFAICLSGSTNSNGVLFFGNEPYVLGPNVDVSDSLTYTPLILNPVSTAAAFVQGDASSDYFIGVKSVNINGKSVQLNSTLLKINSQSGVGGTMISTVKPYTVMETSIYEAVVNAFVKELSGVPRVASVAPFGACFNSTAISSTRLGPGVPSIDLVLQSNNVVWRIVGANSMVEVANDVLCLGFVDGGVNPRTSIVIGAHQLEDNLLQFDLATSRLGFSSSLLSRRTTCANFDFTSKA, from the coding sequence ATGTCTGTCACTCATAATCTCCTTctcttttcttctcttctcttcttcataATTTCCCCATCCACAGCTCAAACATCCTTCCGCCCAAAAGCACTAGTTCTCCCCCTAACAAAAGACCCCTCAAGTCTCCTCTACCGCACCAAAATCAACCAAAGAACCCCTCTCGTCCCCGTCGAACTCATTCTCGATCTCGGCGGTCTATATCCATGGATTGATTGCGGAGACTATGTCTCTTCCACTTACAAACCAGCTCGTTGCAATTCAGCCCAATGCTCACTCGCTAACGCTAACGGCTGCATAACCGAGTGCTTTTCCGCCCCTAAACCAGGCTGCAACAACAACACTTGTGCTCTCCTTGTCGACAATACTGTCACCAATCTCGCTACCGACGGCGAACTTGGTCAGGATGTCGTCACTATTCAATCTACTGACGGAAAAAACCCCGGGAGAGTcgtttccgtcggtaatctccTCTTCACTTGCGCTCCTTCGTTTGTTCTTGAAGGTCTTCCTAATGGAATCAAAGGAATGGCTGGTTTAGGAAGGACTAAGGTGTCTCTTCCTTCTCAATTCGCTTCTGCTTTTAGCTTTAATCGGAAATTCGCTATTTGCTTGAGCGGTTCAACTAATTCTAACGGCGTTTTGTTCTTCGGGAATGAGCCTTATGTTTTGGGTCCAAATGTGGATGTTTCCGATTCTCTGACTTATACTCCGTTGATTCTTAATCCTGTAAGCACTGCAGCTGCTTTCGTTCAAGGCGATGCTTCTTCTGATTATTTCATTGGAGTGAAATCTGTTAACATTAATGGAAAATCTGTTCAATTGAATTCAACATTGCTGAAAATTAACAGCCAATCAGGCGTCGGTGGAACTATGATTAGTACTGTAAAACCTTACACTGTGATGGAAACGAGTATTTACGAAGCTGTTGTGAATGCTTTCGTGAAGGAGCTATCTGGTGTTCCGAGGGTTGCTTCAGTTGCACCTTTTGGGGCTTGTTTTAACTCGACTGCCATTTCTAGCACTCGGTTGGGGCCTGGTGTGCCTTCAATTGATCTTGTGTTGCAGAGTAATAATGTGGTTTGGAGGATTGTTGGGGCGAATTCAATGGTGGAAGTGGCAAATGATGTGTTGTGTCTTGGATTTGTTGATGGAGGTGTGAATCCGAGGACTTCTATTGTTATCGGAGCGCATCAGTTGGAGGATAATCTTTTGCAGTTTGATCTTGCTACTTCCAGGCTTGGTTTCAGTTCTTCGCTTCTGTCTAGACGAACAACTTGTGCCAACTTCGACTTCACTTCTAAAGCTtga
- the LOC136219803 gene encoding probable aspartic proteinase GIP2 → MASSPPFLLLLPLFFSFLIYPIHALSQISLSQPSVFLPVTRDPTTLQYITQIHHEKPTNLIIDLSAPFLWIDCDSGEPKLPSRRVIPSCSIQCSMAKPFHFGDNNKKHCFFGTHLSSCSLSVQNPISGSTSKGVLVEDVIAVGSKSGKQVTDSFLFACAPTAMLNGLASEAQGILGLGRSPISIPSQLAAKFEFQNKFATCLSNSNGFISFGNMGTNSISGLTYTNLVHDSQDYFINVRAIKINGKRVALGLGQEGIGSRTKISTLVAYTTLESTIYGIFKNAYLKAAIFMNMTRVVPSGAPFDLCFSSKGIENISVPVIDLVLQSEMVKWRIYGRNSMVKVSEDVMCLGILDGGLDSKTSIVIGGFQLEDMLLEFDLGTNMLGFSQPLSLRQASCSDFLLESGVKELM, encoded by the coding sequence ATGGCTTCTTCTCccccttttcttcttcttcttcctctctttttttcctttctaaTTTACCCAATTCATGCTCTATCTCAGATCTCCCTCTCACAACCCTCAGTTTTTCTCCCTGTAACCAGAGATCCTACAACTCTCCAATACATCACCCAAATCCACCATGAAAAACCCACAAACCTTATAATTGATTTATCTGCTCCATTTCTCTGGATCGATTGTGATTCAGGCGAACCTAAACTTCCATCTCGCCGTGTAATTCCCAGCTGCTCAATTCAATGTTCAATGGCAAAACCCTTCCATTTTggggataataataaaaaacactGCTTTTTCGGAACCCATCTTTCCAGTTGTAGTCTTTCCGTACAAAATCCCATCTCTGGGTCGACATCAAAAGGGGTGCTTGTAGAAGATGTAATAGCCGTCGGATCAAAATCAGGTAAACAAGTCACTGATAGCTTCCTTTTCGCATGTGCGCCTACTGCTATGTTAAATGGGCTGGCCAGTGAAGCCCAAGGTATATTGGGCCTAGGAAGAAGCCCAATTTCAATACCATCACAGCTTGCTGCCAAATTTGAGTTTCAGAACAAATTTGCCACATGTTTATCTAACTCTAATGGTTTTATATCATTTGGAAATATGGGTACTAACTCAATTTCCGGTTTAACTTACACTAATCTAGTACATGACTCTCAAGATTATTTCATAAATGTAAGGGCTATTAAGATCAATGGCAAAAGGGTAGCACTTGGTCTAGGCCAGGAGGGCATAGGCAGCAGAACAAAAATAAGCACACTTGTGGCTTACACAACTTTGGAGAGCACAATTTATGGTATATTCAAGAATGCTTATTTGAAAGCTGCTATTTTTATGAATATGACAAGGGTGGTTCCTTCTGGGGCTCCTTTTGATCTCTGCTTTAGTTCAAAGGGGATTGAAAACATAAGTGTTCCTGTGATTGATCTAGTTTTGCAAAGTGAGATGGTGAAATGGAGGATATATGGGAGAAATTCTATGGTGAAAGTGAGTGAGGATGTGATGTGTTTGGGGATTTTGGATGGTGGGTTGGACTCAAAAACATCAATTGTAATAGGAGGGTTTCAATTAGAGGATATGTTATTAGAGTTTGATTTAGGTACTAATATGTTAGGATTTAGTCAACCTCTTTCTTTGAGACAAGCTTCTTGTTCTGACTTTTTGCTGGAATCTGGAGTTAAGGAGTTAATGTAG